A stretch of Armatimonadota bacterium DNA encodes these proteins:
- a CDS encoding 4Fe-4S binding protein, translating to MPHVIDCEACVSCGACAEVCPVNAISEGDDCYVIDPDTCTDCDQCTDECPVSAITSE from the coding sequence ATGCCACACGTGATTGACTGCGAAGCCTGCGTGTCCTGCGGAGCCTGTGCTGAAGTCTGCCCGGTGAACGCTATCTCCGAAGGCGACGACTGCTACGTTATCGACCCCGACACCTGCACCGACTGCGACCAGTGCACCGACGAGTGCCCGGTGTCAGCGATCACCAGCGAGTAG
- a CDS encoding GreA/GreB family elongation factor, translated as MTTETIDRLDEILSLASAPAEVLSADHRGAINSILESAQDEDALFKLAARAQVALDQSGKNLRGLYTAAVYQELNGQDEDAGKGFVQLARELARQNDWEGARELALRALPLWPDNRVVRLLISCWAKLDDPERQQADQDLAEELCPNAPDLLWFRAQAADRDGQADRASVLACEALKRYIAEKDGDRAEEPLLRVLESPRRDVNRELVRMLPRMAAAGLRDLLDTTLELAADNIERFGLHQEMTQVLERILLKRPGFEDLRSAYVESLVNSLGGTAEIKSFVTDCGLADPEVALEQALARFREMFNYRPGAFVEHHSFGVGRIISLEGKFLVIDFERKPQHRMALEIAVRSLHPLPSECLRVARFSEPERIEHERENDPVGLLVRALTDLGGEAKVRDLRDCLAGQVIHDDEWSTWWKRARDCAVEDDRIDTSQVFRQIYRLPTDEEEGLELPPLPEKSGLRGAVSLVGRLLRHHPEAEERARETYLPELIKRAEAASPTEVLPAVPLLMKWAPERRELWTDLGTRALRQEPGVAGGATAEEQEQLLTIGLESAHWDAAAISSIASRFPAVRHRALEALRERLGDEADQRLRELALEDTGWPATRLALVRLALAGGIDRPELTPWDLLVGVIGVLSSNAAPKLRLAALDMLDTHGPLAARLREAELDEESLERIRRGARGLSGSESGVEPLVFLLSYVGHEEVAERLRADHSATEELDPIAVHFDPGVILMTRNTYEQNLQRIRELEDLLSNELPRLIAHARSLGDLSENAEYHDAKERQGIADANLRTLRKTMESARAIEDLHFPDDTVVVGTEVAVRDLDSGEERTFWLLGQGDSAQDPNIINYLAPVGQALVGKRPGEVAEFETGAGTQRLEVVSVRKRLP; from the coding sequence ATGACTACCGAGACCATCGACCGTCTGGACGAGATTCTCTCGCTTGCCTCTGCCCCCGCGGAGGTCCTCAGCGCCGACCACCGCGGGGCGATCAACAGCATCCTCGAGAGCGCGCAGGATGAGGACGCCCTGTTCAAGCTTGCGGCGCGCGCACAGGTGGCCCTGGATCAGTCCGGGAAGAACCTGCGGGGCCTTTACACCGCCGCGGTCTACCAGGAGCTGAATGGTCAGGATGAGGACGCAGGCAAGGGTTTTGTGCAGCTTGCCCGCGAACTGGCCCGGCAGAATGACTGGGAAGGCGCGCGTGAACTGGCGCTGCGCGCCCTGCCTTTGTGGCCGGACAATCGCGTGGTGCGTCTGCTCATCTCTTGCTGGGCGAAACTTGATGACCCCGAGCGGCAGCAGGCAGACCAGGACCTGGCCGAAGAGCTGTGCCCCAACGCGCCCGACCTCCTGTGGTTCCGTGCTCAGGCCGCAGACCGCGACGGGCAGGCCGACCGCGCCTCTGTGCTGGCCTGCGAAGCCCTCAAGCGGTACATCGCCGAGAAAGACGGCGACCGTGCCGAGGAGCCCCTGCTGCGAGTGCTCGAGAGCCCCCGTCGGGACGTCAATCGCGAACTGGTCCGGATGCTGCCACGCATGGCCGCAGCGGGTCTACGGGACCTGCTGGACACCACCCTTGAGCTCGCCGCAGACAACATTGAACGGTTCGGCCTGCATCAGGAGATGACCCAGGTGCTGGAGCGCATCCTGCTCAAGCGCCCGGGGTTCGAGGACCTGCGCAGCGCCTACGTTGAATCCCTGGTCAACTCCCTGGGCGGGACCGCGGAGATAAAGTCTTTCGTCACCGACTGCGGGCTCGCTGACCCCGAAGTCGCCCTGGAACAGGCCCTGGCGCGGTTCCGCGAGATGTTCAACTACCGTCCCGGAGCATTCGTAGAGCACCACAGTTTCGGAGTTGGACGCATCATCTCTCTCGAAGGCAAGTTCCTTGTCATCGACTTCGAGCGCAAGCCCCAGCACCGCATGGCTCTGGAGATCGCCGTCCGCTCACTTCATCCACTGCCCAGCGAGTGCCTGCGCGTGGCGCGGTTCAGCGAACCCGAGCGCATCGAGCACGAGCGTGAGAACGATCCCGTGGGCCTGCTGGTCCGGGCGCTGACAGATCTGGGCGGCGAGGCGAAGGTCCGCGACCTGCGCGACTGCCTGGCGGGGCAGGTCATCCACGACGATGAATGGTCGACCTGGTGGAAGCGTGCCAGGGATTGTGCGGTTGAGGACGATCGGATCGACACATCCCAGGTCTTCCGACAGATCTACCGTCTTCCCACGGACGAGGAAGAAGGCCTGGAGCTTCCCCCGCTTCCGGAAAAAAGCGGGCTGCGCGGGGCGGTGAGCCTGGTGGGACGCCTGTTGCGCCACCACCCGGAAGCCGAAGAGCGCGCGAGAGAGACCTATCTGCCCGAGCTGATCAAGCGCGCCGAAGCGGCCAGCCCGACCGAAGTGCTCCCCGCCGTCCCGCTGCTCATGAAATGGGCGCCGGAACGCAGAGAGCTCTGGACCGATCTCGGAACCCGAGCACTCAGGCAGGAACCCGGGGTGGCAGGCGGCGCGACGGCCGAAGAGCAGGAGCAGTTGCTTACCATCGGCCTGGAGAGCGCCCACTGGGATGCCGCGGCGATTTCCAGCATCGCCTCGCGCTTCCCGGCAGTACGTCACCGAGCCCTGGAAGCCCTCCGCGAGCGTCTCGGGGACGAAGCCGACCAGCGCCTTCGTGAACTGGCGCTGGAAGACACCGGCTGGCCGGCCACACGCCTCGCACTGGTGCGCCTCGCGCTTGCCGGCGGGATCGACCGCCCAGAACTCACGCCATGGGACCTGCTGGTCGGTGTCATCGGGGTGCTGTCCTCCAACGCGGCTCCGAAGCTACGTCTTGCAGCCCTCGATATGCTGGACACCCACGGTCCACTGGCCGCCCGGTTACGCGAGGCAGAGCTGGATGAGGAGAGCCTTGAGCGAATCCGAAGGGGCGCCCGCGGGTTGAGCGGCAGCGAATCCGGAGTAGAGCCCCTGGTATTCCTGCTGTCTTACGTGGGACATGAAGAGGTGGCCGAACGCCTCCGGGCAGACCACAGCGCCACCGAGGAGCTCGACCCCATCGCGGTCCATTTCGACCCCGGTGTCATCTTGATGACGCGCAACACTTACGAGCAGAACCTTCAGCGAATCCGGGAACTCGAGGACCTCTTATCCAACGAACTGCCCAGGCTCATTGCTCACGCTCGCTCCCTGGGCGACCTCAGCGAGAACGCCGAGTATCACGATGCCAAGGAACGCCAGGGCATTGCCGATGCCAACCTGCGGACCCTGCGCAAGACCATGGAGAGCGCCCGCGCCATCGAGGACCTGCATTTCCCGGACGATACCGTGGTCGTCGGAACCGAGGTGGCTGTGCGAGACCTCGATAGCGGTGAGGAACGGACCTTCTGGCTCCTGGGGCAGGGCGACAGCGCTCAGGATCCGAACATCATCAACTACCTCGCTCCCGTGGGGCAGGCTCTCGTGGGCAAGCGCCCCGGCGAAGTCGCCGAGTTTGAGACTGGCGCGGGAACCCAGCGTCTCGAAGTCGTATCCGTGCGCAAGCGCCTGCCGTGA
- a CDS encoding radical SAM protein → MRPPEQLIIRPPTEAGSLLIRVTRGCNWNRCKFCGIYGHFGQPHFEIRPVQDVKQDILAARELWGSDWDSAFLGDADPMFIDPDDFAEILRFLRETFPALSRVTCYARASTCSKRREQLPRLHQAGLDRVHVGLETGSDALLRFHRKGASAKLFIESGLAVRQAGIELSHYVLLGLGGAQQSQEHVRETLRVLNAVQPEFVRFRRLWIFGSEGGPHCPLWEDVQAGQFAPQTPEGTVLELRSIIEGIRFPTQVEAIHGNIYVQLAGRIPDQRDSMLRRIDRFLERPQSERERTYARPSVI, encoded by the coding sequence ATGAGACCGCCTGAGCAGCTGATTATCCGTCCGCCAACCGAAGCCGGCAGCCTTCTGATCCGGGTGACCCGGGGCTGCAACTGGAACCGCTGCAAGTTCTGCGGGATCTACGGGCATTTTGGGCAGCCGCATTTCGAGATCCGCCCGGTGCAGGACGTGAAACAGGACATTCTCGCAGCACGGGAGCTGTGGGGCTCAGACTGGGACAGCGCCTTCCTGGGCGACGCCGACCCCATGTTCATTGACCCCGACGACTTTGCGGAGATTCTCAGGTTCCTGCGCGAGACTTTCCCGGCACTCAGCCGAGTGACATGCTACGCCCGCGCATCCACCTGCAGCAAACGCAGGGAGCAACTCCCCCGCCTCCATCAGGCCGGTCTGGACCGCGTTCACGTCGGCCTTGAGACCGGTTCGGATGCCCTTCTGCGCTTCCATCGCAAGGGCGCATCGGCGAAGCTGTTCATTGAATCCGGTCTCGCGGTGCGCCAGGCGGGCATCGAGCTTTCCCACTACGTGCTCCTGGGCCTGGGCGGCGCGCAGCAGTCGCAGGAGCACGTGCGCGAGACCCTGCGGGTGCTCAACGCAGTCCAGCCCGAATTCGTGCGCTTCCGCCGCCTTTGGATCTTCGGTAGCGAGGGTGGGCCCCACTGCCCGCTCTGGGAGGACGTGCAGGCCGGGCAGTTCGCCCCTCAGACTCCCGAGGGCACCGTGCTGGAACTTCGGTCAATCATCGAGGGCATCCGCTTCCCGACGCAGGTCGAGGCCATTCACGGGAATATCTACGTGCAACTTGCCGGCCGCATCCCCGACCAGCGCGATTCCATGCTGCGGCGCATCGATCGATTCCTTGAACGCCCCCAATCAGAACGGGAGCGTACATACGCGCGGCCGTCGGTGATCTGA